One Streptomyces sp. NBC_01217 genomic region harbors:
- a CDS encoding SAM-dependent methyltransferase, translating into MERPAWAPQGIDISVPSVSRMYDFYLGGSHNFEVDREAARKAMEFMPGLPKIMQANRAFMRRAVRYAVSEGITQFLDIGSGIPTFGNVHEVAQAAAPEARVAYVDHDPVAVAHSRAVLEGNDRAVIAAADLRRPQEIVKSPEISELLDLNRPVALLLVAVLHFIEDSDDPQAAVAELREALAPGSLIVITHASYEGIPLTQEEAGGTVGVYKDIRNPLVMRSREEIARFFQGYEMVEPGIVSMPKWRPDTPHAVEHEDPFAFSGFAGVGRKA; encoded by the coding sequence ATGGAGCGTCCCGCCTGGGCACCGCAAGGCATAGACATTTCGGTGCCGAGCGTGTCTCGCATGTACGACTTCTATCTGGGCGGATCGCACAATTTCGAGGTGGACCGGGAAGCGGCTCGCAAGGCCATGGAGTTCATGCCGGGGCTCCCCAAGATCATGCAGGCGAATCGCGCCTTTATGCGCAGGGCCGTGCGATACGCGGTGAGCGAGGGCATCACCCAGTTTCTGGACATCGGTTCCGGAATACCGACTTTCGGCAATGTTCACGAAGTCGCCCAGGCGGCCGCCCCCGAGGCCCGGGTGGCGTATGTCGACCACGACCCCGTCGCGGTCGCGCACAGCCGGGCGGTACTCGAAGGAAACGACCGGGCGGTGATCGCGGCCGCGGATCTGCGCCGTCCGCAGGAGATCGTGAAAAGCCCGGAGATCTCCGAACTGCTCGACCTGAACCGTCCGGTGGCCCTGCTGCTCGTCGCCGTACTCCACTTCATCGAGGACTCCGACGACCCGCAGGCCGCGGTCGCCGAACTGCGCGAGGCGCTCGCCCCCGGCAGCTTGATCGTCATCACCCACGCCTCGTACGAGGGGATTCCCCTCACCCAGGAGGAGGCGGGCGGCACGGTCGGCGTCTACAAGGACATCCGCAACCCCCTGGTCATGCGGTCGCGCGAGGAGATCGCCCGCTTCTTCCAGGGGTACGAGATGGTCGAGCCCGGAATCGTGTCGATGCCGAAGTGGCGCCCCGACACCCCGCACGCGGTGGAGCACGAGGACCCATTCGCCTTCTCGGGCTTCGCAGGAGTGGGACGCAAGGCGTGA
- a CDS encoding putative bifunctional diguanylate cyclase/phosphodiesterase: MSIPAQSSGAPEEAPDGPEGRLRRFATIWSRAIFPSTATSLTRTEFEQHLLPLARALSDILHARPFDAAPASDVGVALVAAHCTDPDALSSTLGVIDSYLVLYCGSNGATALSTEDSRARCARIQHALASGFAQALRERTLAEQEAIARSALTARSDAEQALHATEARFRAVFKDAAIGIGIADLDGNVLEINDTLTRMFGGLEHHVRSHKVNEWVHPEDSPQVWKYYNELVRGEREHYRVEKPYYRNDGTVLWTNLTVSLLRDAEGRPEYQLALLEDTTERRLLNLRLRYEATHDALTGLPNRTLFFERLEKALSADDGSRFGLCYLDLDGFKAINDSLGHASGDRLLVEVADRLQSCAPAPGEMVARLGGDEFVALTTGPDTRAEVDELACRILGVLGTPIRLEGRELTVRGSIGIVEGPAGERSAAEVLRSADITMYRAKSAGGNRFEHADAEADARAITRHGLTTALPAALERGEFFIEYQPLVHLGDGTVHGAEALVRWCHPQHGVLGPDRFIPLAEHTGLIVPLGRWVLEESVRQANFWQERHTDGGPLRINVNLSPTQLHHPRLVAETVDVLERSGLEPGALCLEVTESALIGADDDLLKPLRQLAEMGVDIALDDFGTGYSNLANLRRLPVSVLKLDRSFTQGMQQHPADPVDLKIVEGIVSLAHSLDLAVTVEGVETGAQAEQLRELGCDTAQGWYYARPGAPDRIHSLLLADAV, translated from the coding sequence GTGAGCATTCCCGCCCAGTCGTCCGGAGCGCCCGAGGAGGCGCCCGACGGCCCCGAGGGCCGGCTCCGGAGATTCGCCACCATCTGGAGCCGGGCCATCTTCCCCTCGACGGCCACCTCCCTGACGCGCACGGAGTTCGAACAGCATCTGCTGCCGCTGGCCCGCGCGCTCAGCGACATCCTGCACGCGCGGCCCTTCGACGCGGCGCCCGCGAGCGATGTGGGCGTCGCCCTCGTCGCCGCGCACTGCACGGACCCGGACGCGCTCAGCAGCACGCTCGGCGTCATCGACTCGTACCTCGTGCTCTACTGCGGCAGCAACGGCGCCACGGCGCTGTCGACCGAGGACAGCAGGGCCCGCTGCGCCCGGATACAGCATGCCCTGGCGAGCGGCTTCGCCCAGGCGCTGCGCGAGCGGACCCTCGCGGAGCAGGAGGCCATCGCCCGCTCGGCGCTCACCGCACGCTCGGACGCCGAGCAAGCGCTGCATGCCACCGAGGCACGCTTCCGCGCCGTCTTCAAGGACGCCGCCATCGGCATCGGGATCGCCGACCTGGACGGCAATGTGCTGGAGATCAACGACACCCTCACCCGGATGTTCGGCGGACTCGAACACCATGTGCGCAGCCACAAGGTCAACGAGTGGGTCCACCCCGAGGACTCGCCGCAGGTCTGGAAGTACTACAACGAGCTGGTACGCGGCGAACGCGAGCACTACCGGGTCGAGAAGCCGTACTACCGCAACGACGGCACTGTGCTGTGGACCAATCTGACGGTGTCCCTGCTGCGTGATGCCGAGGGCAGACCGGAGTACCAGCTGGCGCTGTTGGAGGACACCACGGAGCGTCGGCTGCTCAACCTGCGGCTGCGGTACGAGGCCACGCACGACGCACTCACCGGCCTGCCCAACCGGACGCTGTTCTTCGAACGGCTGGAGAAGGCGCTCTCGGCCGACGACGGCAGCCGCTTCGGCCTGTGCTACCTCGACCTCGACGGATTCAAGGCGATCAACGACAGCCTCGGCCACGCGTCGGGGGACCGGCTGCTGGTCGAGGTGGCCGACCGGCTGCAGAGCTGTGCGCCCGCGCCCGGTGAGATGGTCGCGCGGCTCGGCGGGGACGAGTTCGTGGCCCTGACCACCGGCCCCGACACCCGGGCGGAGGTCGACGAGCTGGCCTGCCGCATCCTGGGCGTGCTCGGCACCCCGATCCGGCTGGAGGGCCGTGAGCTGACCGTACGGGGATCCATCGGGATCGTCGAGGGGCCGGCCGGTGAACGCAGCGCCGCCGAGGTGCTGCGCAGCGCCGACATCACGATGTACCGGGCCAAGTCGGCGGGCGGCAACCGCTTCGAGCACGCCGACGCCGAGGCGGACGCCCGTGCCATCACCCGGCACGGGCTGACCACCGCGCTGCCCGCCGCCCTGGAGCGCGGTGAGTTCTTCATCGAGTACCAGCCGCTCGTGCACCTCGGCGACGGCACGGTGCACGGTGCGGAGGCCCTGGTGCGCTGGTGCCACCCGCAGCACGGAGTGCTCGGTCCCGACCGGTTCATCCCGCTCGCCGAGCACACCGGGCTGATCGTGCCGCTCGGCCGCTGGGTGCTGGAGGAGTCCGTGCGCCAGGCCAACTTCTGGCAGGAGCGGCACACCGACGGGGGACCGCTGCGGATCAATGTCAACCTCTCGCCGACCCAGCTGCACCATCCGCGGCTGGTCGCCGAGACGGTCGACGTGCTGGAACGGTCGGGGCTCGAACCGGGGGCGCTGTGCCTGGAGGTGACCGAGTCCGCGCTCATCGGCGCGGACGACGATCTGCTCAAGCCGCTGCGGCAACTGGCGGAAATGGGCGTCGACATAGCGCTCGACGACTTCGGCACCGGGTACTCGAACCTGGCGAATCTGCGCCGGCTCCCGGTGAGCGTGCTCAAGCTGGACCGTTCCTTCACGCAGGGCATGCAACAGCATCCGGCGGACCCGGTCGATCTGAAGATCGTCGAGGGAATCGTCTCGCTGGCGCACAGCCTGGACCTCGCGGTCACGGTCGAGGGCGTGGAGACGGGGGCCCAGGCGGAGCAGCTGCGGGAGCTGGGGTGCGACACGGCACAGGGGTGGTACTACGCCCGCCCCGGCGCCCCGGACCGGATCCACTCACTGCTGCTGGCCGACGCGGTGTGA
- a CDS encoding LysR family transcriptional regulator produces MQFQQLTYFVAVAETRHFTRAAEEVHVSQPSLSQQIRALESELGAELFSRARGNITLTDAGEALLPLARRILADADTARHEVQELAQLRRGRVRLGATPSLCTGLLPDVLRAFHDRHPGIQLLLEEGGSLDLVRELARGALDLALVVLPLPAASPALTTVELLQEDLVVVSSARAPRPGRGGSVRIADLQGESLVMFRHGYDLRELTVAACRAEGFEPSFTVEGGEMDAVLGFVRAGLGIAVVPSMVAVRAGHDLRTTPLARPGLRRTIALAHRSDVAPPRAARELQKVVLASRTGRSSPSGD; encoded by the coding sequence ATGCAATTCCAGCAGCTGACGTACTTCGTGGCCGTCGCCGAGACCCGTCACTTCACCCGTGCCGCCGAGGAGGTGCATGTCTCGCAGCCCTCGCTCTCCCAGCAGATCAGGGCGCTGGAGAGCGAGCTGGGGGCGGAGCTGTTCAGCCGGGCGCGCGGCAACATCACGCTCACCGACGCGGGCGAGGCGCTGCTGCCGCTGGCCCGCCGCATCCTCGCGGACGCCGACACCGCGCGCCACGAGGTGCAGGAGCTGGCCCAGCTGCGCCGGGGCCGGGTCCGGCTCGGCGCGACGCCCAGCCTCTGCACGGGCCTGCTGCCCGACGTGCTGCGCGCCTTCCACGACCGGCACCCGGGGATCCAGCTGCTGCTGGAGGAGGGCGGCTCGCTGGACCTGGTACGGGAGCTGGCGCGCGGCGCACTGGATCTGGCCCTCGTGGTGTTGCCGCTGCCCGCGGCGTCCCCCGCGCTCACCACGGTCGAGCTGCTCCAGGAGGATCTGGTCGTGGTGTCATCGGCACGGGCACCGCGGCCCGGCCGGGGCGGCAGCGTACGGATCGCCGACCTTCAGGGGGAATCCCTGGTGATGTTCCGGCACGGCTACGACCTGCGTGAGCTGACGGTCGCCGCCTGCCGGGCGGAGGGCTTCGAGCCGTCGTTCACGGTGGAGGGCGGGGAGATGGACGCGGTGCTCGGCTTCGTACGGGCGGGGCTCGGGATCGCGGTGGTGCCCAGCATGGTCGCCGTCCGGGCCGGCCACGACCTGCGGACCACGCCGCTGGCCCGCCCGGGCCTGCGGCGCACGATCGCCCTGGCGCACCGCAGCGACGTGGCGCCGCCGCGCGCGGCACGCGAGCTGCAGAAGGTGGTGCTCGCGAGCCGGACGGGCCGATCGAGCCCGTCCGGCGACTGA
- a CDS encoding succinate dehydrogenase, translating to MALATRTDRRPSMTRTLWDSSVGKKTVMAVSGLIMLLYLVVHMVGNLKIFFGSGEFNHYAHWLRTMGEPFLHYEWALWIVRVVLVAAVVLHATSAYQLSRRDIRARPSKYVHKRPRASYATRTMRWGGIILALFIVWHVLDLTTGTVHSGGFQSGHPYQNVIDTFSTWYGNTIYIVAMLALGLHVQHGFWSAAQTLGAGNATRDRALKTIANVLALVLTVGFISVPVAVMTGVVS from the coding sequence ATGGCATTGGCAACACGGACGGACCGACGGCCGTCCATGACGCGCACACTCTGGGACTCGTCCGTCGGCAAGAAGACGGTCATGGCCGTGAGTGGCCTGATCATGCTCCTCTACTTGGTTGTCCATATGGTCGGCAATCTGAAGATCTTCTTCGGATCCGGCGAGTTCAACCATTACGCGCACTGGCTGCGGACCATGGGCGAACCCTTCCTGCACTACGAGTGGGCCCTGTGGATCGTCCGCGTCGTGCTCGTCGCCGCCGTGGTGCTGCATGCCACCTCCGCGTACCAGCTGAGCCGCCGCGACATCAGGGCGCGCCCCAGCAAGTACGTCCACAAGAGGCCCCGCGCGAGCTATGCCACCCGCACCATGCGCTGGGGCGGGATCATCCTCGCCCTGTTCATCGTCTGGCACGTCCTCGACCTGACGACGGGCACCGTGCACTCCGGCGGATTCCAGTCCGGGCACCCGTACCAGAACGTGATCGACACCTTCTCCACCTGGTACGGCAACACGATCTACATCGTCGCCATGCTCGCCCTCGGACTCCATGTCCAGCACGGCTTCTGGAGCGCCGCCCAGACGCTCGGCGCGGGCAACGCCACCCGTGACCGTGCCCTCAAGACCATCGCCAACGTCCTCGCACTGGTGCTGACGGTGGGCTTCATCTCCGTACCCGTCGCCGTCATGACCGGAGTCGTGAGCTGA
- a CDS encoding fumarate reductase/succinate dehydrogenase flavoprotein subunit yields MTDYSHYETGAPVVDTKAPEGPVAERWDTRRFQAKLVNPANRRKHTVIVVGTGLAGGSAGATLAEQGYHVVQFCFQDSPRRAHSVAAQGGINAAKNYRNDGDSIHRLFYDTVKGGDFRARESNVHRLAQISVEIIDQCVAQGVPFAREYGGLLDNRSFGGVQVSRTFYARGQTGQQLLLGAYQALSRQIAAGNVELHARTEMLDLIIVDGKARGIVARDLVTGKIDTYFADAVVLASGGYGNVFYLSTNAMNSNATAIWRAHRRGAYFANPCFTQIHPTCIPRTGDHQSKLTLMSESLRNDGRIWVPKAKGDDRPANEIPEDERDYYLERIYPAFGNLVPRDIASRAAKNVCDEGRGVGPGGQGVYLDFAEAIQRMGRDKVEEKYGNLFDMYARITAENPYETPMRIYPAVHYTMGGLWVDYDLQTTIPGLFAIGEANFSDHGANRLGASALMQGLADGYFVLPSTINDYLARNPHHNEVDATHPAVEEAVAETEDRLNLLLAVDGDRTPDSFHREIGELMWEYCGMARTEAGLRKALDRIPQIREEFWRRIKVPGTGDEFNQSLEKANRIIDYLELAELMCLDALHRAESCGGHFREESQTPDGEAARRDEEFSYAAAWEFSGTGEAPVLHKEDLVFEYVHPTQRSYA; encoded by the coding sequence ATGACCGACTACTCGCACTACGAGACCGGCGCACCCGTCGTCGACACCAAGGCCCCCGAGGGCCCCGTCGCCGAACGCTGGGACACCCGCCGCTTCCAGGCCAAGCTCGTCAACCCGGCCAACCGCCGCAAGCACACCGTCATCGTCGTCGGCACCGGCCTGGCCGGCGGCTCGGCGGGGGCGACGCTGGCCGAACAGGGCTACCACGTCGTCCAGTTCTGCTTCCAGGACTCGCCCCGCCGTGCCCACTCCGTCGCAGCCCAGGGCGGCATCAACGCCGCGAAGAACTACCGCAACGACGGCGACTCGATCCACCGGCTGTTCTATGACACGGTCAAGGGCGGCGACTTCCGCGCCCGCGAGTCCAACGTCCACCGGCTCGCCCAGATCTCCGTCGAGATCATCGACCAGTGCGTCGCCCAGGGCGTCCCCTTCGCCCGCGAGTACGGCGGTCTGCTCGACAACCGCTCCTTCGGCGGCGTCCAGGTCTCCCGTACGTTCTACGCCCGCGGCCAGACCGGGCAGCAGCTCCTTCTCGGTGCCTACCAGGCGCTGTCGCGTCAGATCGCCGCCGGAAACGTCGAACTGCACGCACGGACCGAGATGCTGGACCTGATCATCGTCGACGGCAAGGCCCGTGGCATCGTCGCCCGCGACCTGGTCACCGGGAAGATCGACACGTACTTCGCCGACGCGGTCGTGCTGGCCAGCGGCGGCTACGGCAACGTCTTCTACCTGTCGACGAACGCCATGAACTCCAACGCCACCGCCATCTGGCGCGCCCACCGCCGCGGCGCCTACTTCGCCAACCCGTGCTTCACCCAGATCCACCCCACCTGCATCCCGCGCACCGGCGACCACCAGTCCAAGCTGACGCTGATGAGCGAGTCGCTGCGCAACGACGGCCGTATCTGGGTCCCGAAGGCCAAGGGCGATGACCGTCCCGCCAACGAGATTCCCGAGGACGAGCGCGACTACTACCTGGAGCGCATCTACCCGGCCTTCGGCAACCTCGTGCCGCGTGACATCGCCTCGCGCGCCGCGAAGAACGTCTGCGACGAGGGACGCGGCGTCGGCCCCGGCGGACAGGGCGTCTACCTCGACTTCGCCGAAGCCATCCAGCGGATGGGCAGGGACAAGGTCGAGGAGAAGTACGGCAACCTCTTCGACATGTACGCGCGGATCACCGCCGAGAACCCGTACGAGACCCCGATGCGGATCTACCCCGCCGTGCACTACACGATGGGCGGACTCTGGGTCGACTACGACCTCCAGACCACGATCCCCGGCCTGTTCGCGATCGGCGAGGCCAACTTCTCCGACCACGGCGCCAACCGGCTCGGCGCCTCGGCGCTGATGCAGGGCCTGGCGGACGGCTATTTCGTCCTGCCGTCGACCATCAACGACTACCTGGCCCGCAACCCGCACCACAACGAGGTCGACGCGACGCACCCGGCCGTGGAAGAGGCTGTGGCGGAGACCGAGGACCGGCTGAACCTGCTGCTCGCCGTCGACGGCGACCGCACCCCCGACTCCTTCCACCGCGAGATCGGTGAACTCATGTGGGAGTACTGCGGGATGGCCCGTACCGAGGCGGGGCTGCGCAAGGCGCTCGACCGGATCCCGCAGATCCGCGAGGAGTTCTGGCGCCGCATCAAGGTCCCCGGCACCGGCGATGAGTTCAACCAGTCGCTGGAGAAGGCCAACCGCATCATCGACTACCTGGAGCTCGCCGAGCTCATGTGCCTCGACGCCCTGCACCGCGCCGAGTCCTGCGGAGGCCACTTCCGCGAGGAGTCACAGACCCCGGACGGCGAAGCCGCCCGCCGGGACGAGGAGTTCTCCTACGCCGCCGCCTGGGAGTTCTCCGGCACCGGCGAGGCCCCCGTCCTGCACAAGGAAGACCTCGTCTTCGAGTACGTCCACCCCACTCAGCGGAGCTACGCATGA
- a CDS encoding succinate dehydrogenase/fumarate reductase iron-sulfur subunit, with translation MKLTLRVWRQKNADAPGAMSTYEVDGISQDMSFLEMLDTLNEELILEGDDPVAFDHDCREGICGACSLVINGDAHGPERTTTCQLHMRSFEDGDTIDIEPWRAAAFPVVKDLVVDRSAFDRIIQAGGYISAPTGTAPEAHATPVPKPDADFAFEHAECIGCGACVAACPNGSAMLFTSAKVNHLNVLPQGAPERETRVLDMVAQMDSEGFGGCTLTGECATACPKGIPLPSISAMNKEWLRATRKVHR, from the coding sequence ATGAAGCTCACCCTGCGCGTCTGGCGCCAGAAGAACGCCGACGCCCCCGGCGCCATGTCCACCTACGAGGTGGACGGCATCTCGCAGGACATGTCGTTCCTGGAAATGCTCGACACCCTCAATGAGGAGCTCATCCTCGAAGGCGACGACCCGGTCGCCTTCGACCACGACTGCCGCGAAGGCATCTGCGGCGCCTGCAGCCTCGTCATCAACGGCGATGCCCACGGCCCCGAGCGCACCACCACCTGCCAGCTCCACATGCGGTCCTTCGAGGACGGCGACACCATCGACATCGAGCCGTGGCGCGCCGCCGCCTTCCCGGTCGTCAAGGACCTGGTCGTGGACCGCTCGGCCTTCGACCGGATCATCCAGGCCGGCGGCTACATCTCCGCCCCGACCGGCACCGCCCCCGAGGCGCACGCCACACCGGTGCCCAAGCCCGACGCCGACTTCGCCTTCGAGCACGCCGAGTGCATCGGCTGCGGCGCCTGCGTGGCGGCCTGCCCCAACGGCTCGGCGATGCTCTTCACCTCGGCGAAGGTCAACCACCTCAATGTCCTGCCGCAGGGTGCCCCCGAGCGCGAGACGCGGGTGCTCGACATGGTCGCGCAGATGGACAGCGAGGGCTTCGGCGGCTGCACCCTCACCGGGGAGTGCGCCACGGCCTGCCCGAAGGGGATTCCGCTGCCGTCGATCTCGGCGATGAACAAGGAGTGGCTGCGGGCCACACGCAAGGTCCACCGCTGA
- the uvrA gene encoding excinuclease ABC subunit UvrA: MSTPHDPYVRVRGAREHNLQDVSVDIPRDTLTVFTGVSGSGKSSLAFGTIYAEAQRRYFESVAPYARRLIHQVGAPAVGEITGLPPAVSLEQRRSVPGARSSVGTVTTLSNSLRMLFSRAGDYPAGAGQLDSDAFSPNTAAGACPECHGLGRIHRTTQELLVPDPSLSIRDGAIAAWPGAWQGKNLRDVLDTLGYDIDRPWRELDAGDREWILFTDEQPVVTVHPVRDAGRVQRPYQGTYMSARRYVMHTFADSKSRTLRAKAERFLTSAPCPVCAGSRLRPEAMAVTFAGRTIAELAALALTSLAEVLRTAGGSDTARVLTADLLARIETVTELGLGYLSLDRTAPTLSSGELQRLRLATQLRSGLFGVVYVLDEPSAGLHPADTESLLGVLGRLKEAGNSVFVVEHQMDVVRRADWLVDVGPLAGEHGGRVLHSGPPAGLAEVTESATRRFLFDDGPVAVREVRTPSGWLKLNGVDRHNVRGVDAEFPLGVFTAVTGVSGSGKSTLVGQVLAGVLADRQASTTAGPPAERPVAGCASAKGLEAVDRLVQVDQKPIGRTPRSNLATYTGLFDVVRKLFTETDTARERGYRAGRFSFNVAGGRCETCQGEGFVSVELLFLPSTYAPCPDCHGARYNPRTLEVTLRGLDIAQVLDLTVESAAGFFAGTPAAERSLRTLLDVGLGYLRLGQPATELSGGEAQRIKLAAELQRTRRGHTVYLLDEPTTGLHPADVEVLMRQLHGLVDAGNTVVVVEHDMAVVAGADRVIDLGPGGGDRGGRIVAAGTPAEVARAEGSRTAVYLRASLGIA; the protein is encoded by the coding sequence ATGTCCACCCCCCACGATCCGTACGTCCGGGTGCGCGGCGCCCGGGAGCACAATCTCCAGGACGTCTCGGTCGACATCCCGCGCGACACCCTGACCGTGTTCACCGGCGTCTCGGGCTCCGGGAAGTCCTCCCTCGCGTTCGGGACGATCTACGCCGAGGCGCAGCGCCGCTACTTCGAGTCCGTCGCACCGTACGCGCGCCGGCTGATCCATCAGGTCGGTGCGCCCGCGGTCGGTGAGATCACCGGGCTGCCGCCCGCCGTCTCGCTGGAGCAGCGCCGTTCGGTGCCCGGTGCGCGTTCGTCCGTCGGTACGGTCACGACGCTCTCCAACTCCCTGCGCATGCTGTTCTCGCGCGCTGGGGACTATCCGGCCGGTGCCGGGCAGCTGGACTCCGACGCCTTCTCGCCGAACACCGCCGCCGGGGCGTGCCCGGAGTGCCATGGTCTCGGCCGTATCCACCGCACCACGCAGGAGCTGCTCGTCCCCGACCCCTCGCTGTCGATCCGGGACGGTGCGATCGCCGCGTGGCCGGGGGCGTGGCAGGGCAAGAACCTGCGCGATGTGCTGGACACGCTCGGGTACGACATCGACCGTCCGTGGCGCGAGCTCGACGCCGGGGACCGGGAGTGGATCCTGTTCACCGATGAGCAGCCGGTGGTCACGGTCCATCCGGTGCGTGACGCGGGGCGCGTCCAACGCCCTTACCAGGGTACGTACATGAGCGCCCGGCGCTATGTGATGCACACCTTCGCGGACTCCAAGAGCCGCACTCTGCGCGCGAAGGCCGAGCGCTTTCTGACCAGTGCTCCCTGCCCGGTATGCGCCGGCAGCAGGCTGCGTCCGGAGGCGATGGCGGTCACCTTCGCCGGCCGCACGATCGCCGAGCTGGCCGCGCTCGCGCTCACCTCCCTGGCCGAGGTGCTGCGCACGGCGGGCGGCAGTGACACCGCGCGGGTGCTGACGGCGGATCTGCTGGCCCGGATCGAGACGGTCACCGAGCTCGGGCTCGGCTATCTCAGCCTCGACCGTACGGCTCCGACGCTCTCCTCGGGCGAGCTGCAACGGCTGCGGCTCGCCACGCAGTTGCGGTCCGGTCTGTTCGGTGTCGTATACGTGCTGGACGAGCCGTCGGCCGGTCTGCACCCGGCGGACACCGAGTCGCTGCTGGGGGTGCTCGGCCGGCTGAAGGAGGCCGGGAACTCGGTCTTCGTCGTGGAGCACCAGATGGATGTGGTGCGGCGGGCGGACTGGCTGGTCGATGTGGGGCCGCTGGCCGGTGAGCACGGGGGCCGGGTGCTGCACAGCGGGCCTCCGGCCGGACTTGCGGAGGTGACGGAGTCGGCGACCCGGCGCTTCCTCTTCGACGACGGGCCCGTCGCGGTGCGGGAGGTGCGTACGCCGTCGGGGTGGCTGAAGCTGAACGGGGTCGACCGCCACAATGTGCGGGGGGTGGACGCCGAGTTCCCGCTCGGGGTGTTCACGGCCGTCACCGGCGTCTCGGGGTCGGGGAAGTCGACGCTGGTCGGCCAGGTGCTGGCCGGTGTACTCGCCGACCGGCAGGCCTCCACCACGGCCGGTCCGCCCGCGGAGCGTCCCGTGGCCGGGTGTGCGTCGGCAAAGGGGCTGGAGGCGGTGGACCGGCTCGTACAGGTCGACCAGAAGCCGATCGGCCGTACCCCCCGGTCCAATCTGGCCACGTACACCGGGCTCTTCGACGTCGTACGGAAGCTGTTCACCGAGACGGACACGGCGCGCGAGCGCGGCTACAGGGCCGGACGGTTCTCCTTCAACGTGGCGGGCGGGCGGTGCGAGACCTGCCAGGGCGAGGGGTTCGTCTCCGTGGAACTGCTCTTCCTGCCCAGTACGTACGCGCCCTGCCCGGACTGTCACGGCGCGCGGTACAACCCCCGTACGCTGGAGGTCACCCTGCGCGGTCTCGACATCGCGCAGGTGCTGGATCTGACGGTGGAGTCGGCGGCCGGATTCTTCGCCGGTACGCCCGCCGCCGAGCGCAGTCTGCGGACGCTGCTCGACGTGGGGCTCGGCTATCTGCGGCTCGGTCAGCCCGCCACGGAGCTGTCGGGCGGCGAGGCGCAGCGGATCAAGCTCGCCGCCGAGCTCCAGCGCACCCGCCGGGGACACACCGTGTATCTGCTGGACGAGCCGACGACCGGGCTGCATCCCGCCGATGTCGAGGTGCTGATGCGGCAGTTGCACGGCCTGGTCGATGCGGGCAACACGGTGGTGGTCGTGGAGCACGACATGGCGGTGGTGGCGGGCGCGGACCGGGTGATCGACCTCGGTCCCGGCGGCGGCGACCGGGGCGGCCGGATCGTGGCGGCGGGAACACCCGCCGAGGTCGCACGCGCCGAGGGCAGCCGTACAGCGGTGTACCTCAGGGCGTCCCTCGGTATCGCCTGA